From one Lolium rigidum isolate FL_2022 chromosome 4, APGP_CSIRO_Lrig_0.1, whole genome shotgun sequence genomic stretch:
- the LOC124649659 gene encoding uncharacterized protein LOC124649659, translating into MAATLITMKLLVDSRPPCPRVVFAEAHKDAVDFLFSLLAMPTSNVLKHLGNESMVGCIGNLYTSIEKLDDPYVQPGAAKDAILTPTVLPRAAKSNRSFFRLPELSPAMKRFFGWGGYTYSSSRNYVTEERGAQCPMCGTQMFGDSQYVSSEHLTQEAKGLVQGGMVTYTVTDDLKIFPMSNISSIALLNTIAVRDLGALQERIVQLGYKEGVEILKTSLQSKTVLTDVFLGKKT; encoded by the exons ATGGCAGCGACGCTCATCACCATGAAGCTCCTCGTCGATTCCCGCCCGCCATGCCCACGCGTGGTGTTCGCGGAGGCCCACAAGGACGCTGTCGActtcctcttctccctcctcgccatGCCGACCAGCAACGTCCTGAAGCACCTGGGAAATGAGTCCATGGTTGGCTGCATCGGCAACCTCTACACCAGCATTGAGAAGCTTGATGACCCCTACGTCCAGCCCGGCGCTGCCAAGGACGCCATTCTAACTCCTACCGTGCTACCCCGTGCGGCGAAGTCCAACAGATCTTTCTTCCGCTTGCCGGAGCTGTCCCCGGCCATGAAAAGATTCTTCGGATGGGGCGGCTATACCTACTCCAGCAGCCGCAACTACGTGACGGAAGAGAGAGGTGCTCAGTGCCCGATGTGTGGAACCCAGATGTTTGGTGATTCCCAGTATGTGTCGTCCGAGCATTTGACCCAAGAAGCGAAAGGGTTAGTGCAGGGCGGCATGGTGACTTACACCGTGACAGACGACCTAAAGATATTTCCCATGTCAAACATCTCCAGCATTGCGCTGCTCAACACCATCGCGGTGAGGGACCTAGGTGCGCTCCAGGAGAGGATTGTGCAGCTCGGGTACAAGGAG GGTGTGGAGATTCTCAAGACCTCGCTCCAGTCCAAAACCGTCCTAACTGATGTTTTCCTTGGTAAGAAGACTTAA